A portion of the Haliaeetus albicilla chromosome 5, bHalAlb1.1, whole genome shotgun sequence genome contains these proteins:
- the FAM98B gene encoding protein FAM98B encodes MRELAPGVKMECDILDALEALGYTGPLLEEEALNKAAENGLSSPEFFELCVWLGSQIKSLCNMEESITSTDGDKDIESLQLEISGFLREMACPYSSLISGDIKDRLREKEDCLKLLLFLSTELQALKILHSKQIKGSHLEKHNEIYQEVQAICDALGLPNSSSSDIPPLLTNVEQKIKDILSKVQNNHVGKSLLTKPLNSDQVERLEKINDALRSEYECRRRMLMKRLDVTVQSFGWSDRAKVKTDDIARIYQPKRYALSPKSTITLAHLLAAREDLSKIIRTSSGSTRENTVCAINKVLMGRVPDRGGRPTEIEPPPPEMPPWQKRQEGGGRGGWGGGGGGGRGNWGGGGGRGGGGGGGGFGGGGFRGGGRGGGGFQGGRGDYGGRGDYGGRGGYGGRGGYGDPYGGRGGGGYRRY; translated from the exons ATGAGGGAGCTGGCGCCCGGCGTGAAGATGGAGTGCGACATCTTGGACGCGCTGGAGGCCTTGGG TTACACGGGTCCCCTGTTGGAGGAGGAAGCCCtgaacaaagcagcagaaaatggaTTGTCTTCACCAGAATTTTTTGAGCTTTGCGTTTGGTTAGGTTCCCAAATAAAGTCACTTTGTAATATGGAAGAAAGCATCACTTCAACAGATG GTGATAAAGATATAGAGAGTTTACAGCTTGAGATTAGTGGCTTTCTGAGAGAAATGGCTTGTCCGTATTCTTCACTTATATCTGGAGACATCAAGGACAGattaagagagaaagaagattGTCTTAAACTCCTCT TATTTCTAAGTACAGAACTTCAGGCTTTAAAGATACTGCACAGCAAGCAAATTAAAGGCTCTCATTTGGAAAAGCACAATGAAATTTATCAGGAAGTGCAAGCTATTTGCGATGCACTCGGCCTGCCAAACTCCTCATCTTCTGATATTCCTCCCTTGTTAACCAATGTGGAACAAAAG ATAAAGGACATTCTCTCAAAAGTTCAGAATAACCATGTGGGGAAATCACTGCTAACAAAACCTCTGAATTCTGACCAAGtg GAAAGATTGGAAAAAATTAATGATGCTCTTCGCAGTGAGTACGAATGTCGTCGACGTATGTTAATGAAGAGGCTAGATGTGACAGTACAGTCTTTTGGCTGGTCTGATAGAGCAAAG GTAAAAACAGATGACATAGCACGAATCTATCAGCCGAAGCGCTATGCATTATCTCCAAAGTCAACTATTACATTAGCTCACCTTCTCGCTGCTCGAGAAGATTTATCAAAGATCATAAGAACAAGTAGTGGATCAACACGGGAAAATACAGTCTGTGCGATCAATAAG GTTCTGATGGGGAGAGTACCTGACCGCGGAGGCAGACCAACAGAGATTGAACCACCTCCTCCCGAAATGCCTCCTTGgcaaaaaagacaagaaggtgGTGGAAGGGGtggctggggaggtgggggtggtggtggaagaGGCAactgggggggtggagggggtagaggaggaggaggaggaggtgggggttTTGGAGGTGGGGGTTTCAGAGGTGGTGGAAGAGGTGGAGGTGGCTTCCAAGGTGGCAGGGGAGATTATGGTGGCAGAGGAGATTATGGTGGCAGGGGAGGTTATGGTGGCAGGGGAGGCTATGGTGATCCATATggtggaagaggaggggggggatACCGAAGATactaa